A stretch of the Sorangium aterium genome encodes the following:
- a CDS encoding glucokinase, which produces MATTKRSVAPSLLVGDIGGTNTRLALYSASGGRPLSEAVFRSREHASFEEIALPFLVRSDAPHPAVAVLGVAGPIKDQVATVTNLPWRLAERELSRRLKIARVLLANDLVVGATGCLHVARASIEPLTERRPRPKGNNVAVIAAGTGLGEARLIWDGARHVTLPTEGGHADFAPRSAVEAELWRFLAERHPDHVSYERVLSGDGLGALFDFFARAARVPRAIERRLAEGDRNAAIAELGLARAFRPAARAVDLFVEIYGAEAGNLALRELALGGIFVLGNIARSLVTQRRELFMKSFLKKGRLTPLLEGVPVAVVTDPLVGVRGALAFARGLSAAERPRARAASRRS; this is translated from the coding sequence GTGGCAACGACCAAGAGATCGGTGGCCCCGTCGCTGCTCGTGGGCGACATCGGAGGCACCAACACCCGGCTCGCGCTCTACAGCGCCTCCGGCGGCCGGCCCCTCTCCGAGGCCGTCTTCCGCAGCCGCGAGCACGCGAGCTTCGAGGAGATCGCCCTCCCGTTCCTCGTGCGCAGCGACGCCCCCCACCCCGCCGTCGCCGTGCTCGGCGTCGCGGGCCCCATCAAGGACCAGGTCGCCACCGTCACGAACCTGCCCTGGCGACTCGCGGAGCGCGAGCTGTCGCGCCGGCTCAAGATCGCGCGCGTGCTCCTGGCGAACGACCTCGTCGTCGGCGCCACGGGCTGCCTGCACGTCGCCCGCGCGTCCATCGAGCCGCTCACGGAGCGCAGGCCGCGGCCGAAAGGGAACAACGTGGCCGTCATCGCCGCCGGCACGGGGCTCGGCGAGGCCCGGCTCATCTGGGACGGCGCCCGGCACGTCACGCTCCCGACCGAGGGAGGTCACGCCGACTTTGCCCCGCGCTCCGCGGTCGAGGCCGAGCTGTGGCGCTTCCTCGCCGAGCGCCACCCGGACCACGTGAGCTACGAGCGCGTCCTCTCCGGCGACGGGCTCGGCGCCCTCTTCGACTTCTTCGCCCGCGCCGCCCGCGTGCCGCGCGCGATCGAGCGCCGCCTCGCCGAGGGCGACCGCAACGCGGCGATCGCCGAGCTCGGGCTCGCCCGCGCGTTCCGGCCCGCCGCGCGCGCGGTCGATCTGTTCGTCGAGATCTACGGCGCCGAGGCCGGCAACCTCGCCCTGCGCGAGCTCGCGCTCGGCGGGATCTTCGTCCTCGGGAACATCGCGAGGAGCCTCGTCACCCAGAGGCGCGAGCTCTTCATGAAGTCCTTCCTGAAGAAGGGCCGCCTCACGCCGCTCCTCGAGGGGGTGCCCGTCGCGGTGGTCACCGATCCCCTGGTCGGCGTGCGGGGCGCGCTCGCCTTCGCCAGAGGGCTCTCCGCCGCGGAGCGGCCCCGGGCCCGCGCGGCGTCCCGGCGGTCCTGA
- the pgl gene encoding 6-phosphogluconolactonase, giving the protein MNGGEETLVAADAAELARLGAELIARAIAAAVDARGVARVALSGGSTPSEAYQRLAALSLPWAQTEWFWVDERAVAPDHPRSNYGAARRDLAAAPIPEERFFRMEGESPDLAGAAAGYERLLRARFGVASAVSFDVLTLGIGDDAHTASLFPGTGAAGIEDRLVAAIPAQPDKGLEPRLTLTAPVIQEARLKLLLARGAGKRGVVAQAKLSGPVDEVPARVVRGGSGRLVWLLDAAAAQAG; this is encoded by the coding sequence ATGAACGGTGGTGAGGAGACCCTCGTCGCGGCGGACGCCGCGGAGCTGGCGCGGCTCGGGGCGGAGCTCATCGCGCGCGCCATCGCGGCGGCGGTCGACGCGCGCGGCGTCGCGCGCGTCGCGCTGTCGGGCGGGAGCACGCCGTCGGAGGCGTACCAGCGGCTCGCGGCGCTCTCGCTCCCGTGGGCCCAGACCGAGTGGTTCTGGGTGGACGAGCGCGCGGTCGCGCCCGATCACCCCCGCTCGAACTACGGCGCCGCGCGCCGGGATCTGGCGGCGGCCCCCATCCCGGAGGAGCGCTTCTTCCGCATGGAGGGCGAGTCGCCGGACCTCGCCGGGGCAGCAGCTGGGTACGAGCGGCTCCTGCGGGCGCGGTTCGGGGTCGCGTCGGCTGTCTCGTTCGACGTGCTGACGCTCGGGATAGGCGACGACGCGCACACGGCCTCGCTGTTCCCCGGGACGGGGGCGGCGGGCATCGAGGACCGCCTGGTCGCCGCGATCCCGGCGCAGCCGGACAAGGGGCTGGAGCCGCGGCTCACGCTGACGGCGCCGGTGATCCAGGAGGCGCGGCTGAAGCTGCTCCTGGCCCGCGGGGCGGGAAAGCGCGGGGTCGTGGCGCAGGCGAAGCTGTCCGGTCCGGTCGACGAGGTGCCGGCGCGGGTCGTGCGCGGCGGGTCCGGGCGGCTCGTCTGGCTGCTCGACGCCGCCGCGGCGCAGGCCGGGTAG
- the zwf gene encoding glucose-6-phosphate dehydrogenase, which yields MTQAEKNPLREGMPEERTASPAALVIFGASGDLTRRKLLPAVYNLTLSRLLTGGFAVVGVARRPKPDFAKEMREAVGKHSRRPLEEATWSELEKGISYVQGSFDEAETYTRLAAELERLDAERGTRKNRVFYLAVAPDQFAPIVRGLRAANLVAPPSHEKDAPFQHVVVEKPFGEDLESARTLNRDLLAHLAESQIYRIDHYLGKETVQNLLVLRFGNTIFEPLWSRQHVDHVQITVAEEIGVEGRGKFYEKVGITRDIVQNHALQLLTLVAMEPPSSWDADAVRDEKVKVLRSLRPIAGPDALSSTVRGQYGPGMVRGEKVPGYTEEPDVAKDSTTETYVAMKLHLDSWRWGGVPFYLRAGKRLAKRVAEVVLHFKPLPHGLFKGAPGATEEPNALVMRLQPDEGISLRFAAKIPGGGIAIRGVTMDFRYGAAFGSSTPEAYERLLLDALRGDATLFTRADEVEAQWGFVDPIFEGWRTQSAPIARYAAGSWGPTEADALVEPSSEDARAVCGAGDGGKAPERAWRRP from the coding sequence ATGACCCAAGCAGAGAAGAACCCGCTTCGCGAAGGGATGCCCGAGGAGCGCACCGCCTCGCCGGCCGCGCTCGTGATCTTTGGCGCCTCGGGCGACCTGACCCGGCGCAAGCTGCTGCCCGCGGTCTACAACCTGACGCTCAGCCGGCTGCTCACCGGCGGCTTCGCCGTCGTCGGCGTGGCGCGGCGCCCGAAGCCGGATTTCGCGAAGGAGATGCGCGAGGCCGTCGGGAAGCACTCGCGGCGCCCGCTCGAGGAGGCCACCTGGAGCGAGCTCGAGAAGGGCATCAGCTACGTCCAGGGATCGTTCGACGAGGCCGAGACGTACACCCGGCTCGCCGCGGAGCTCGAGCGGCTCGACGCCGAGCGCGGCACCCGCAAGAACCGGGTCTTCTACCTGGCCGTCGCGCCCGACCAGTTCGCGCCCATCGTGCGCGGCCTGCGCGCGGCGAACCTGGTCGCGCCGCCGTCGCACGAGAAGGACGCGCCGTTCCAGCACGTCGTCGTCGAGAAGCCGTTCGGCGAGGACCTGGAGAGCGCCCGCACCCTCAACCGCGACCTGCTCGCCCACCTCGCGGAGTCGCAGATCTACCGGATCGATCACTACCTCGGGAAGGAGACCGTCCAGAACCTCCTCGTCCTGCGGTTCGGCAACACGATCTTCGAGCCGCTCTGGTCGCGCCAGCACGTCGATCACGTGCAGATCACCGTGGCCGAGGAGATCGGCGTCGAGGGCCGCGGCAAGTTCTACGAGAAGGTCGGCATCACGCGGGACATCGTGCAGAACCACGCGCTCCAGCTGCTCACGCTGGTCGCGATGGAGCCGCCGTCGTCGTGGGACGCGGACGCGGTGCGCGACGAGAAGGTGAAGGTGCTCCGCTCGCTCCGGCCGATCGCGGGCCCGGACGCGCTGTCGTCGACGGTGCGCGGGCAGTACGGGCCCGGCATGGTGCGCGGCGAGAAGGTGCCCGGCTACACGGAGGAGCCCGACGTCGCGAAGGACTCGACGACGGAGACCTACGTCGCGATGAAGCTCCACCTGGACAGCTGGCGCTGGGGCGGGGTGCCGTTCTACCTGCGCGCCGGCAAGCGGCTGGCGAAGCGGGTGGCCGAGGTGGTGCTGCACTTCAAGCCGCTCCCGCACGGCCTGTTCAAGGGCGCCCCCGGCGCGACCGAGGAGCCGAACGCGCTCGTGATGCGCCTCCAGCCCGACGAGGGCATCTCCCTCCGGTTCGCGGCGAAGATCCCGGGCGGTGGCATCGCGATCCGCGGCGTCACGATGGATTTCCGCTACGGCGCCGCGTTCGGCTCCAGCACGCCCGAGGCGTACGAGCGGCTCCTGCTCGACGCGCTGCGCGGCGACGCCACGCTGTTCACGCGCGCCGACGAGGTCGAGGCGCAGTGGGGCTTCGTCGATCCGATCTTCGAGGGGTGGCGGACCCAGAGCGCGCCGATCGCGCGCTACGCCGCGGGCAGCTGGGGCCCGACGGAGGCCGACGCCCTCGTGGAGCCGTCCTCGGAGGATGCGCGCGCGGTGTGCGGGGCGGGCGACGGGGGGAAGGCCCCGGAGCGGGCGTGGAGGCGGCCGTGA
- a CDS encoding glucose-6-phosphate dehydrogenase assembly protein OpcA, with product MSRVAEVIKRVESELAEFWSAPDESRAEPAPKTRASTLNFVAVGSRAEVERLKEQAEDLAETHAGRTLLITLDDRLDPASVQADWSATCRRAGEVPICYDRVEITFGVAAAERVASVVSALTISDVPVIVELAPGAPNVLGDALAPICNRLVFDSAETCIERIAEVARGTRAPLADRAFVRTFSFRELVARFFDDMPEACRAIRRVEIARSAGAKPDPAALFLGWMGSRLGWTFESRGPAQSGGGVVGRARGADGAPIEIALVDGPPADAQAWRRLDGVRLWTSLRGEPLTLGCVRLDKAPGTVRWTMEGARSAEHLHPLGYRDETWVLAKTIDSLEGDRLLREAVLAAAKWSAL from the coding sequence GTGAGCCGCGTCGCCGAGGTCATCAAGCGGGTCGAGTCGGAGCTCGCCGAGTTCTGGTCGGCGCCCGACGAGTCGCGGGCGGAGCCGGCGCCGAAGACGCGCGCGTCGACCCTCAATTTCGTGGCGGTGGGGAGCCGCGCCGAGGTCGAGCGCCTGAAGGAGCAGGCCGAGGACCTCGCCGAGACGCACGCGGGCCGCACCCTGCTCATCACGCTCGACGACCGGCTCGACCCGGCGAGCGTCCAGGCCGACTGGTCGGCCACGTGCCGCCGCGCGGGCGAGGTGCCGATCTGCTACGACCGCGTGGAGATCACGTTCGGGGTGGCCGCGGCCGAGCGCGTCGCTTCGGTCGTGAGCGCGCTCACGATCTCCGATGTACCGGTGATCGTCGAGCTCGCGCCTGGCGCGCCGAACGTGCTCGGCGACGCGCTCGCGCCGATCTGCAATCGGCTGGTGTTCGACTCGGCCGAGACGTGCATCGAGCGCATCGCGGAGGTCGCGCGCGGGACGAGGGCGCCGCTCGCGGACCGGGCGTTCGTGCGGACGTTCTCGTTCCGCGAGCTCGTGGCCCGGTTCTTCGACGACATGCCGGAGGCGTGCCGGGCGATCCGGCGGGTGGAGATCGCGCGCAGCGCGGGGGCGAAGCCGGATCCGGCGGCGCTGTTCCTCGGCTGGATGGGGTCGCGGCTCGGCTGGACGTTCGAGTCGCGGGGGCCCGCGCAGTCCGGCGGCGGCGTGGTCGGCCGCGCCCGCGGCGCGGACGGGGCGCCGATCGAGATCGCGCTCGTCGACGGGCCGCCGGCGGACGCGCAGGCGTGGCGGCGGCTCGACGGCGTGCGCCTGTGGACGTCGCTGCGCGGCGAGCCGCTGACGCTCGGCTGCGTGCGGCTCGACAAGGCGCCCGGCACGGTGCGGTGGACGATGGAGGGGGCGCGGTCGGCAGAGCACCTGCACCCGCTCGGCTACCGGGACGAGACGTGGGTGCTGGCGAAGACGATCGACTCGCTGGAGGGCGATCGGCTGCTGCGCGAGGCGGTGCTCGCCGCGGCGAAGTGGAGCGCCCTTTGA
- a CDS encoding DUF433 domain-containing protein, translating into MTMPEVAPRGDDRGRAGGAPRPRARAARRRAERARRLAAPFHPIATGTRLLRAMAAPVLPRIRVPHPHVRCDSQVLAGSPHVLGSRVPVRRLWAWHRGGASVETLLKRYPNLGPARVLDALAFAYDNQDLVEADIAREQLLFKKQGGPTVGARPLAQLNLPFDEDEE; encoded by the coding sequence ATGACGATGCCGGAGGTCGCGCCACGCGGGGACGACCGCGGGCGTGCGGGCGGAGCGCCGCGCCCGCGCGCCCGCGCAGCCCGGCGCCGCGCCGAGCGTGCCCGCCGGCTCGCGGCGCCCTTCCATCCGATCGCGACCGGTACTAGGCTCCTCCGCGCGATGGCCGCGCCGGTGCTCCCGCGAATCCGCGTCCCCCACCCTCACGTGCGATGCGATAGCCAGGTGCTCGCCGGGAGCCCCCACGTCCTCGGCTCGCGCGTCCCGGTCCGGCGGCTCTGGGCGTGGCACCGCGGCGGCGCGTCGGTGGAGACGCTGCTCAAGCGCTACCCGAACCTCGGGCCCGCGCGCGTGCTCGACGCGCTCGCGTTCGCGTACGACAACCAGGACCTCGTCGAGGCCGACATCGCGCGCGAGCAGCTGCTCTTCAAGAAGCAGGGCGGGCCCACGGTCGGCGCGCGCCCGCTCGCCCAGCTGAACCTCCCCTTCGACGAGGACGAGGAGTAA
- the thrS gene encoding threonine--tRNA ligase: protein MATSVILPDGKALALQDGNTAFDAARAISPRLAEAVVVARVDGVIQDLRVPLRDGAKLELLKADTPEGRDTINHSAEHLLATAVLRLFPGAKVTMGPKNHGDEFYYDFDVAGRTFTPSDLELIEAEVKKLIEQKIKFEWQLVPKKDALGVFEGLGQKNEYKTEILSWIPEDSVSIYRCGEFVDFCRGPHLPHAGFIKGLKITSSSAAYWRADATKQSLQRVRGVAFPNKDDLDKYVRRLEEAKKRDHRTLGRDLELYLVSERYDTHAYSEKDEIDLYVGVDAEAPLDRALVEHTLGAAASAFPGRTIRRTVKFGEAPKASADGAGGSNEEARPRLHVRLRGAAAQESKSAFRAAVSARKDADVEVHFEPHFVEEIGAGLVMWLPKGGLLRTIIEDQWRKMHLEEGYDIVYSPHIAKADLWKTSGHWDFYREGMFSPMSVDGHDYCCKPMNCPFHILMVKSRTRSYREFPMRLAELGTVYRYEAAGVMHGLMRVRGFTQDDAHLFCRADQVEQEIHRVLRFILKMLRTFGFEQFDINLSTRPEKYVGGLEDWAKAESTLAGALKALGLEYTVDPGGGAFYGPKIDIKLVDALDRRWQCSTLQYDFNNPERFTLGFVNAKGELEQPIMLHRALLGSIERFIGVLLEHHAGALPAWLSPEQARVVTVSDKHNDHAEQVTQALRAHGIRASFVRSSEKLGAKIREAQVEKIPHMLVIGDKEVEAKGATVRLRDGSDRGFMKTEALAEFLREQCAIPVVT, encoded by the coding sequence ATGGCAACTTCGGTCATTCTACCTGATGGGAAGGCCCTCGCGCTCCAGGATGGCAACACGGCGTTCGACGCCGCCCGGGCCATCTCGCCGAGGCTCGCCGAGGCCGTCGTCGTCGCGCGCGTCGACGGGGTGATCCAGGACCTCCGCGTGCCCCTCCGGGACGGCGCGAAGCTGGAGTTGCTGAAGGCCGATACGCCCGAGGGCAGGGACACGATCAACCACTCGGCCGAGCACCTCCTGGCGACGGCCGTGCTGCGGCTGTTCCCGGGCGCCAAGGTCACGATGGGTCCGAAGAACCATGGTGACGAGTTCTATTACGACTTCGATGTTGCCGGTCGGACCTTCACCCCTTCCGACCTCGAGCTGATCGAGGCCGAGGTGAAGAAGCTCATCGAGCAGAAGATCAAGTTCGAGTGGCAGCTCGTCCCCAAGAAGGACGCGCTGGGCGTCTTCGAGGGGCTCGGGCAGAAGAACGAATACAAGACGGAGATCCTGTCCTGGATCCCCGAGGACAGCGTGTCGATCTACCGCTGCGGCGAGTTCGTGGATTTCTGCCGCGGCCCGCACCTGCCCCACGCGGGGTTCATCAAGGGGCTCAAGATCACGTCGTCCTCGGCGGCCTACTGGCGCGCCGACGCCACGAAGCAGTCGCTCCAGCGCGTGCGCGGCGTGGCCTTCCCCAACAAGGACGACCTCGACAAGTACGTGCGCCGCCTGGAGGAGGCGAAGAAGCGCGATCACAGGACGCTCGGGCGGGATCTCGAGCTCTACCTCGTCTCCGAGCGCTACGACACCCACGCGTACTCCGAGAAGGACGAGATCGACCTCTACGTCGGCGTGGACGCGGAGGCGCCCCTCGACCGCGCGCTCGTGGAGCACACCCTCGGCGCCGCGGCCTCGGCGTTCCCCGGGCGGACCATCCGGCGAACGGTGAAGTTCGGCGAGGCGCCGAAGGCGTCGGCGGACGGCGCGGGCGGCAGCAACGAAGAGGCGCGCCCGCGCCTGCACGTCCGGCTCCGCGGCGCGGCGGCGCAGGAGTCGAAGAGCGCCTTCAGGGCCGCGGTGAGCGCCCGGAAGGACGCCGACGTCGAGGTGCACTTCGAGCCGCACTTCGTCGAGGAGATCGGGGCCGGCCTCGTCATGTGGCTCCCGAAGGGCGGGCTCCTGCGCACAATCATCGAAGACCAGTGGCGCAAGATGCACCTCGAGGAGGGCTACGACATCGTCTACTCGCCGCACATCGCCAAGGCGGACCTGTGGAAGACGTCGGGCCACTGGGACTTCTACCGAGAGGGGATGTTCTCCCCCATGTCGGTCGACGGGCACGACTACTGCTGCAAGCCGATGAATTGCCCGTTTCACATCCTCATGGTCAAGAGCCGGACGCGGAGCTACCGCGAGTTCCCGATGCGCCTCGCGGAGCTCGGGACCGTGTACCGGTACGAGGCCGCGGGCGTCATGCACGGCCTGATGCGCGTGCGGGGGTTCACCCAGGACGACGCGCACCTGTTCTGCCGCGCGGACCAGGTCGAGCAGGAGATCCACCGCGTGCTCCGCTTCATCCTGAAGATGCTCCGCACGTTCGGATTCGAGCAGTTCGACATCAACCTCTCGACACGGCCTGAGAAGTACGTCGGCGGCCTGGAGGACTGGGCCAAGGCCGAGAGCACCCTCGCGGGGGCCCTAAAGGCCCTCGGCCTCGAGTACACGGTGGACCCGGGCGGCGGCGCGTTCTACGGGCCGAAGATCGACATCAAGCTGGTCGATGCGCTCGACCGCAGGTGGCAGTGCTCCACGCTCCAGTACGACTTCAACAACCCCGAGCGCTTCACGCTCGGGTTCGTGAACGCCAAGGGAGAGCTCGAGCAGCCGATCATGCTCCACCGGGCGCTCCTCGGCTCGATCGAGCGGTTCATCGGCGTGCTCCTGGAGCACCACGCGGGCGCCCTGCCGGCGTGGCTCTCACCGGAGCAGGCGCGCGTCGTCACGGTGTCGGACAAGCACAACGACCACGCCGAGCAGGTCACCCAGGCGCTGCGCGCTCACGGCATCCGGGCGAGCTTCGTCCGGAGCTCGGAGAAGCTCGGCGCGAAGATCCGCGAAGCGCAGGTCGAGAAGATCCCCCATATGCTGGTCATCGGCGACAAGGAGGTGGAGGCGAAGGGCGCCACCGTCCGGCTCCGTGACGGGAGCGACCGCGGCTTCATGAAGACCGAGGCGCTCGCCGAGTTCTTGCGCGAGCAGTGCGCGATCCCCGTCGTGACGTGA